From the genome of Vicia villosa cultivar HV-30 ecotype Madison, WI unplaced genomic scaffold, Vvil1.0 ctg.003297F_1_1, whole genome shotgun sequence, one region includes:
- the LOC131640754 gene encoding small ribosomal subunit protein bS16m/bS16c-like, which yields MVVRIRLSRLGCKNKPFYRVMAADSRSPRDGKHLEVLGYYNPLPVQDGGKRMGINFDRVKYWLSVGAQPSNPVERLLFRAGLLPPPPTVAMARKGGARDTRPVDALTGRVIDQQKPPNSDNKETSVTENP from the exons ATGGTGGTTAGGATTCGGTTATCGCGTCTCGGATGCAAAAACAAACCATTCTATCGTGTGATGGCTGCCGATAGCAGATCTCCAAGAGACGGCAAACATCTCGAAGTTCTCGGTTACTACAATCCCTTACCTGTTCAGGATGGTGGCAAAAGAATGGGTATCAACTTTGACAGAGTCAA gtATTGGCTTTCTGTAGGAGCTCAACCTTCAAATCCTGTTGAGCGTCTTCTGTTTCGAGCAGGGTTACTTCCTCCACCACCGACtgtggccatggcgcgcaaaggTGGAGCTCGTGATACTCGTCCTGTTGATGCTTTAACCGGGCGTGTCATTGATCAACAAAAGCCTCCTAATTCCGACAACAAGGAGACCTCTGTAACTGAAAACCCGTGA